AGAATGGCATTCATGTATATGTGTCCAGCATGCAGAGGCTTGGTAGTCAATTCCTGAAGTCGGAAGTGTGTAGTTCATGGTATATGTGCCTGGCTCTTCCTCTCATGCTGTTTGGAATGTTGACCCTCATTATGATGCTTAGCAAGATTGCATACGTTTTTCATGTTTTGTTTTTGCTGATTAAACAAAAGCTTACTTCTTGGCGGATGAAACAGTACTTTCTACCCAGTCAGATGGGACAGCTCTTGTGGATGCTGAAACACTATCTTCAGCTGGTAATCAGGGACCAGAGAAATCTGGGGTCATGTCATTAAAGCTGCAAACTCCGTCTCAGGATAGCCATCCTGACAAGTCAGATGCTTTTGAGCCTCCATCTTTCATGACATTGGTTGAATCTCGGGTCGAGGATGACAAGAAAGATGTGGCCACAGAAACACATAATATCCAGAAGACTGAACAGCCAAATTCTGAAGCTTTACAGGCTGGCTGGTTTCCATCTCTGACCAATGTCGTTAATGAATCAGAAggcagaaagaaaaatgaagagattATTGCCAAGGTAACAAACTGGAATGCAGGGAAGCAGCACAGTCCTTTGAAGAATCTTCTGAACGAAGCTCAAGCTGAAACAAAGGTGAAATCAGCTGACCAGAAACAAGTTCCTTCTGTGAATCGGGGCAACGAGACTGTCTCGAAGAACAATGGTGCTGCAGTGACTACTGTTGGCTCAATTATGGGATCAGAAACGCCAGTTGACAATGCTGCCAAGAGGGACATGGAGAAGGAATGGAATTCCCCAGCAAGATACCCAGTTGagatcaagaaagaaaaaaagaagggaaaaccATATTGGGTACCATTTGTGTGCTGCACTTCCATACACCAAGACTTGTAAACCTTTGGTCTCGCATTGACCGCAAGACATCATCTTGGAGGCACTtcgatcattttcttttttcgatCACTTTGAACATGAAATCCTTTGTACCTATTGACTAAACTGCGGGATTGCTGCTTTAGCATAAGACTGGCTCTTGTAGACTCTAGATAAGGTGTCTCTTGTTACGAACATATATTGCTATCAGCTGCTTTTGTGTGCGTGTATATAGCTATAGCATTCCTGTGTTTGAAAGCATAGGTGAGCTACACGATAATTTCCTGAAAGCTCTTTTGACTCCTTTTAAGTTCAATTCCCTAAATTCGATGCTTATTTTGTCAATGTTATGGTGGAGTTTAATTAATCTGGATTTTGCCAGCATCTTAGGAATGCTGAGAGATTGAGATGCAAATTAAATCATTCTTACCTCCCCTTGGCCTCCATATGCTGTACAAGAAAGTGCTAACTGATAAATAAGCAGACTCTACTTGGGGTGACTTGGCCTCCTGGCAGATTGGGGATGCTTAGAGCTACACAATCTCAGCCTACTGGGAAAAAAGCTATAGAGTAAAATGTTATCATTATTTAGTCAATATTGCCAAACTTCCATTATGGGGATGATTTGACAGAACTTAATCAAGCCTAAATCTTAAATAAGCAAGCAAGAGATGCAGTTTCTTAGCATCCTCCTCCGTTTATAGTGCACATTAATCCTACTGTTTTTAAATCTACTATATTACTATACACtatagaaacaaaacaaaaatgcaatcactacaagaaaatgtCTCGATCGTGACGACATAAATGGTTGGATTAAGGCATGTATAAGCTACCACATAAGTACATTTACGTGTCTAATGAGACAACAGATAATTCTCCAATTTGGCATTTACAAGTTATCTGCTGTCCCAATATTACATTTAAGGGAAATTCTGCAATGTGGTATACCATGACTGTGGAACCAACTATTCCTAGAATAGTTGACTATCAGGAAGAGTTTTAAACTTCTTCTTGACTTACATTCATGTTAggatttcttaaaaatttcactTGCGCCCATCTGGTTTGGTGGTGCTTCAGTTTTCTCTGATTTCACCATTAACTCCCTTGGGTCCACCTCTTCCCTTTAGTGTAGAGTAGGAGTAGGTATAGAATATAATTTTttgtattcaaaaaaaaaagaaaaaaaagtatacCATGTTTGTGATACCGGTAGAAACAagagtgtaaaaaaaaaaaagaaaaaaatcatgaGATACTGTAAATATGGTATGCCACATGGTAGATGATCCCTTTTATTTAATCTCTCAATTGTaaattcttgtgcccaaattctGATATATTCTGGAGATGTCGCATAATGCCTTCTAATTAATTGGTTTGATCATCATATCTTTACCTACACATGAAATAGAGCATTGCCATAATGACTTTCTATTTTTTATGGAACATAGGAACTGCTACAAGTTTGGCTGCAGAAATCTGAGTATATCTACTGAATAGACAGTTTGAAGTACCTTCTCATATGGGCGTATGATTGCAGATTTCATTGCAAGACTTTCATTTAAAAGGTTGAGGTCTTATCCTGACATACATAGAAGGGAAATAAGGCCTCTTTTCCAGTACTCTCTAATCATGTAAACTGATAGAATTTCCATATAAATTGACACAATAAACATGAATTATAATTGAATTGGTGTAAATTCACGATTATACAAAAAAATATCTTAGTTTGTATCGAAATTGTATCAATTTACACAATTGGACGGAATCTCAACTGAAAAGgctcaaaaaaaatatttgtgtgATACTGTTCTAATTCATCCTTAACCCTTTTGTAATCAACGTTTAGCAGGGTCAGGAccactttcttttgcttttagaAATTTATTAGAAGTTTGGTTAACAAATCACTTGTAAATATACCATTACTTTCTCCTATTtctacccccaaaaaaaaaatgcattgcCATATTTACATACCATCTCCACTTCCCGCTTACAATGGCAGAGTCCTATTGAGAGTATTATTCCCAGCCAAATGACTTGGGCGCCACCTACTGCTTACCATCAACTCCATAAGCCCTTCACAGCTTTCTTGAGCCCCTGCAAAACCCCAGCCTTGCACCTCCTAATTTCTTGTTCCTCTACTGAATCTTGTAACCGGGATAATAAGGGTCATTATCACTCTCCATCCCGTTCACGACAGTCACtccagaaaataaaaaagaatcatTCTTTACAGCCAAAATGGTTAAACCAGAAGCACAGAGGAGATTCTTTTGTTGAAtgggttaaagaaaaaaagcAGTCTGACCCAACTGATATTCTTCAGCAAGATGGAGATTGGAGCAAAGAACAATTTTGGGATTTCATCAGATTCCTTAGAGAAAGTTCAAGGACCAGTGAGATTCTTCAGGTACTACCTCTCCTCTTTGTTGGAGTCATCCAAATCTCTTTATTAAACTTTGGTTAAATGGTCTTTGGGTTTGCTGATACTTTGTGGGTATTGGCTCTTGGGAATTTGCTGGGATAATTAGAATGTAGAGTTCTTTGGTTGATGTGTGAAAAGCTCAGTTTGATTGTGGTTTATTTTTTCTCCAGTGAAAGGGCAGAAAtatggttgatttttttttcccttttttggggtggttttttttggggggggggggggggggggggggggggtgggggtggtGCTGTTGCTGTTGCTGTCTTTATTTTCATTGTCCATAATGCATAAGTGTTTTCTGAAGTTAGAAAATAGAAGACAGAGTTGATATGAAGGACGTATAGTTGTCATTTATGTCTTTGTATGATTATAAATGTGTTGTAGGCGTTTGACCTGTGGAAGGACGTGGAAAAATCGAGAATTAATGAGGAGAACTATGTGAAGATTATAAGCTTATTGTTTGAGGATGGACTGACAGATGCAGCGATATTGGCACTCAAACAGGTGGAGAGCCATGGAATTAGGCCTTCTCTGGAAATGTACAATGTCGTGATTCATGGGTTTGCAAGAGCGGGGCGGTTTGAGGATGCTGTGTTTTATCTCGAGGAGATGATGAACGCTGGCTTAAGGCCTGATACAGAAACCTATGATGGGCTTATTCAATCCTATGGTAAGTATGGAATGTATGATGAGATGGGTAGATGCCTGAGAGAGATGGAATCCAGTGGGTGTTTACCTGATTATGTTACTTACAACTTGTTGATTCGAGAGTTTGCAAAAGCTGGATTGCTCAACAAGATGGAAAGCACATATAGTGCTCTTCTTGCAAAAAGAATGGATCTGCAGAACTCCACTTTAGTTGCAATGCTGGAAGCATATGCCAACTTTGGAATTTTGGACAAGATGGAAAAGGTTTTCAGAAGAGTTTTAAACTCAAAAGCTTATCTAAAGGATGATTTGATTCGTAGTTTAGCCAGAGTCTATATTGAGAAACTTATGTTTTCCAGATTAGAGGACTTGGGACTTGATTTATCTTCTAGAACTGGCAGCACTGATCTTGTGTGGTGTTTGCGGCTCCTTTCTCATGCTTGTACTATGAGCAAAAAAGGAATGTATTTCATTATTCAGGAGATGGAATCCAGTGAAGTGCCATGGAATGTAACAACTGCTAATATAATGGCATTAGCCTATTTAAAGATGAAGGACTTTACGCACTTGGAAATTTTACTCTCTGAATTACCATCTCGATATGTAAAACCAGACATTGTTACTGTTGGAGTACTTTTTGATGCCATCATGTCTGGGTTTCGGGGCAATCCAGTAAAAAGATTATGGACAAAAACAGGATTTTTTGATGATACTGTTGAAATGAACACAGATGCTCTTGTTCTGATTGCATTTGGAAAGGGGAAGTTCCTGAAAGATTTTGAAGAGATGTACCCCTTATTTGAAGCCAAAACTAGAAATGGGACTTGGACTTACCGCCATCTCATAGATTCTGTCAGGACTTGGTTTGTGGGTGGTTGAACAATTTAAGCTATAGGAATTTGAAGTATAATGAGAGCCTTGATGAAATGGAGCATATATGTTGTCATGTTGATGGACATCTTGAAGGATTCTGTGTAAAGTAGATAAGAAGAGGATCAGAGTAACACTTGACATATGGGTGGTTAAACAAATTGAAGCCTAGATCAAATCTATATACGAAATGCAAGAAAGTTGTTGGCATCTTGATGGGTTTCTACGTGGTACATAGGAACTGCATTAGAGAAATGAATTTTGGGCCTTCGGAAACTTGTGATAGTCAAAGATTCTGCTTTAAATTCATTTGCCTAACCTCCAAAGACAGCATTCTAGTTGCATCTGTAACTCAAGGACATCGATGTTTTGTTAGTTGAACTAAGTGTCAAATGACAAATATTTAGATGCATTCTCAGATGAACTTGATAAACTGAGTGAATTGTTTGTTTTCTGCTCGCTGTCTTGAAATACAAGGTTCTTCAATCGCATGGAGGCTGCCAACATTTATAGTTTCTATTTACGTGCTTCTGGTATTGAAGAAGAGACTGCAGATAAATCACCCTTAGCAATAAAGATGATAAAGAGTATACTGACAAAGCTTCCATGTCTTTCAGAATACAGAAGctgctttggaatttcttacaGGAAGTCTTAGCGGGAAGAGGGTGGGCCAGGTAAGGGGGTTACTTAAGAAAGAAATGTTGGTTAGCGGAAAGGTTTGAATCGGGGGAAGGTTTTGCCATGAAGATCCTTCAATATGTGTCATCTTCTTCAGCtgtttattcttggtttccAGACCATAGGCAGTGATGGCAAGGAGCTTCCCCTCAGTTATAGCTACACGAGTTCCCTGGAAATTCCAAGGTGAAACATGAATTTGTATGTTTTATGAACTTTCTCAAAATCTTTCTTAGTGTAGTTTCAACAAGTCCTTATGATTTCAATGGATAGAgtcaaataaaaaggaaaagaatggaaaaTACAATGAGCATATGCCCTTTCCCCCTCATCTTGGCTTGTAAATTATTTCCGGTCTTGGTGTGTGTTCTTCAGGTTCAAAATTTTCTGCTGTAGAGTACTGAAAGATCATAGTCTTGGTGCACATTGTCTTTTCCTTCCAATTTCCACTGAGAAAATTGATTGCCAGTCCAAACTGGATGCACTCTTGGTGATCTAGTGGAGTAAAGACTAGCCAAGAATAGGCGACAAAATGGAAACATGATAACTTTTTCCTCTTACGTTTTACATACAATTGGCATGATGCAGGCATCTATGTTTTGTATAAGCAGCATATAGCTTCATTACAAACAAAAATATAGACCATGCCATCACGGCATTGGGTACCTTTTCCTAGTAAAACATTGGATACATGATGGCAGATGCCCTTCAGATGCAGACTGAATTTCTTCAATTTAGATTCAGTCCTCATCCATTAGACTCTTTGAGAATGAATCTATTTCTGCCAGTAGTTCCTCATTTGTACATTGTGATCTCCCTAGGCCATCATGAGAAGATAGAGATGACATAAGGTTAATGAGGATCTCACAAACTTTCCCTGAACCATCAGAAAGTCcactttctttctccttttgcACCTCACTGGTGTCATTTTGAACTTCATCCACATATAAATGTTTCCTGCAAGCCTGCAAGGTGAATGTGAATGTAAGTTTCTACTGGGAGCTCGCGGAAGAATGCTTCTGCAAGGACGACCACAAAGAGCTGAAAAGAATATTGGCATGTCAAACAGGTATATTAATTTCTACTGAGGTTTAGTGATATCAtatgaaaggaaaaggaaactaGAAATAAAGGTCCGCAAACGTCACCTGGAAGACCCGATTTAGGCTGGCAATATGTTCAGCCTTTAGATACCCAGAATTTAGAAGCTCCCGAAACAAAAGAACAAGTTCCCTGCTCACATTACTTGTTGTAATGTTTTGAACAATTGCAGTTAAAGAAGAATCATCTAACACGGAAGCCATCCAGTGGGGagtttcttttgattttagCAAAGCAATAGCAACATTAATTGCAGGCTTGTGATGGATCATGAAAGATGTTGATCCGATGCGTGGAACTGCCAAAAACATTACTAGTTCCTCTACTATCATCCTGCACCAGATGTTACTTTCTGCAGCTAATTCCTTCCCATCCAGCTCTTTCCAGTCAAGAAACATTGACAGACAACGAGAACAATTAAGAGAGGTTCTGACATCACTCGAAAAAATCAGGCCTTCTAAAATAGCCATTATGGACAATAGATAGCCACTTCTAATGTTTAACCCATCTGACTCTCTGCTTCCTTGATCTGATATTTTGTTTAATAGCTCCAGCAAGCAATATGAAGAGACGAGTTTTATTGGGGGAGAGCCAAAATGCAACAACTTGCAGAAATCGCGACAATGCAAACTAATGTAGGCTATTGGCTGCTTCTCATTGCCATCCTTCAGTAGATTATGCAATTCTGTTATCCCTGGTAGAACAGCTGGTAGACTAAGAAAGAACAGAATTACTTTCATAAAGATGAATCAATATGCAtcttaaaaaatagaaaagaagtaATTTACCTTCTTAAAGAGAAGAATATCAGTAAAAGCAAACAAATAAGAGCTTctccattttttgtttcttcatcATGGTCAACTAGAGCTGGTCCTTTTGAACAAGCTTCAGCAATAGCTTGTTTTATTATTGAGGCTAAAGGAGTACTCAGAAGTATGAGTTTGGAAGTTTCAATCAGCACTTGATTTGTAGAGTGGTGCAATACCAATGCAAAAATGCTGATCACCATAATACTTTCTTGGGTCCAACAATCTGTTTTTCTTGTACCTGTCAAGTAATTCATCAACTACAAAGTACGAAAAGGACCAAATTAATAGTCGGCAACCAGAAGAAAATGCAGAGAAGTAAATTTCAACTGATTTTACCTTAATGGAAATAGCAACCCAAGTTTCATCATCAGAAAGTGACTCAGATTGCACTGACCgtaaaattaaaataactagATTGGAGATGTCGATAAATAAGTCCGGAAGAGAAGAGTATCTTGAGTGGCTATAAAAATTACAGATTGGACTGGCTATCCCATGCACGCATAACAGATCTGAAGTAGctggcatcactttaattattTCTGCAATTGTATGAACTACTGATATGATGTCATCTTCTTGGTCATCCTGTTCTATGAGCTCTCCAAGTAAACACACAAAATGCATTGATCCAAAATCATGTCCCGACATTATCAACTCTGCAATTGATCTTACATCTAAGTTCAGCTTATTTTTGCCAAAGGCAATAACACTGCTTCCTCCAGAACTGTTGCTTCTACAAAAATTCAGCATCTGTTCTGACAGTATCTTAAAGATTTTATCTTGTTGGAACAACCATCTGAGAGAAGTAAAATGAAACTTTATTGAAAGTAAATTCCAAACCTCATCAGTCAATAGAT
This region of Coffea arabica cultivar ET-39 chromosome 3c, Coffea Arabica ET-39 HiFi, whole genome shotgun sequence genomic DNA includes:
- the LOC140003939 gene encoding pentatricopeptide repeat-containing protein At4g14190, chloroplastic-like isoform X1, producing MTWAPPTAYHQLHKPFTAFLSPCKTPALHLLISCSSTESCNRDNKGHYHSPSRSRQSLQKIKKNHSLQPKWLNQKHRGDSFVEWVKEKKQSDPTDILQQDGDWSKEQFWDFIRFLRESSRTSEILQAFDLWKDVEKSRINEENYVKIISLLFEDGLTDAAILALKQVESHGIRPSLEMYNVVIHGFARAGRFEDAVFYLEEMMNAGLRPDTETYDGLIQSYGKYGMYDEMGRCLREMESSGCLPDYVTYNLLIREFAKAGLLNKMESTYSALLAKRMDLQNSTLVAMLEAYANFGILDKMEKVFRRVLNSKAYLKDDLIRSLARVYIEKLMFSRLEDLGLDLSSRTGSTDLVWCLRLLSHACTMSKKGMYFIIQEMESSEVPWNVTTANIMALAYLKMKDFTHLEILLSELPSRYVKPDIVTVGVLFDAIMSGFRGNPVKRLWTKTGFFDDTVEMNTDALVLIAFGKGKFLKDFEEMYPLFEAKTRNGTWTYRHLIDSVRTWFVGG
- the LOC140003939 gene encoding pentatricopeptide repeat-containing protein At4g14190, chloroplastic-like isoform X2, producing MTWAPPTAYHQLHKPFTAFLSPCKTPALHLLISCSSTESCNRDNKGHYHSPSRSRQSLQKIKKNHSLQPKWLNQKHRGDSFVEWVKEKKQSDPTDILQQDGDWSKEQFWDFIRFLRESSRTSEILQVESHGIRPSLEMYNVVIHGFARAGRFEDAVFYLEEMMNAGLRPDTETYDGLIQSYGKYGMYDEMGRCLREMESSGCLPDYVTYNLLIREFAKAGLLNKMESTYSALLAKRMDLQNSTLVAMLEAYANFGILDKMEKVFRRVLNSKAYLKDDLIRSLARVYIEKLMFSRLEDLGLDLSSRTGSTDLVWCLRLLSHACTMSKKGMYFIIQEMESSEVPWNVTTANIMALAYLKMKDFTHLEILLSELPSRYVKPDIVTVGVLFDAIMSGFRGNPVKRLWTKTGFFDDTVEMNTDALVLIAFGKGKFLKDFEEMYPLFEAKTRNGTWTYRHLIDSVRTWFVGG